One Lysinibacillus sp. OF-1 DNA segment encodes these proteins:
- a CDS encoding YtpI family protein: protein MLNLIFVFAIIISFVFYFYFKTKQFRSPLPIAKNWYKSKANIGLGSLILSFALNQAYLFPGLFTFIIVAILVALGILVVIENIKKARHYGQFVEEEFRINQ, encoded by the coding sequence ATGCTCAATTTAATATTTGTATTTGCGATTATCATATCTTTTGTTTTTTACTTCTATTTTAAAACAAAACAATTCCGTTCTCCATTACCAATCGCCAAAAATTGGTATAAAAGTAAGGCGAATATCGGCTTAGGTTCCTTAATTTTATCCTTCGCTTTAAATCAAGCTTATTTATTCCCAGGCTTATTTACATTTATTATTGTAGCAATTCTTGTCGCACTAGGCATCTTAGTTGTTATAGAAAATATAAAAAAAGCACGCCATTATGGGCAATTTGTTGAGGAAGAATTCCGCATTAATCAATAA
- a CDS encoding DRTGG domain-containing protein, whose amino-acid sequence MSTKHEKILQYIESLPVGDKISVRQIAKEMQVSEGTAYRAIKEAENRRLVSSIERVGTIRIEKKKKENIERLTFAEIVNIVDGQVLGGKSGLHKTLTKFVIGAMQLEDMMRYTDAGSLLIVGNRIKAHENALRAGAAVLITGGFDTTEDNKILADSLDLPIISTSYDTFTVATMINRAIYDQLIKKDILFIEDIYVPMTDTAALKNDETIHHFHKLNERTTHGAFPVVTHQNKLVGMITVKDVIGREENELVEKVMTKNPIAGSMKMSVASAGHRMIWEGIDLLPIVDDDNVLQGVISRQDVLKALQLAQRQPQHGETIDDLVKNEMKVLGDEELIVEFKVTPQMTNQYGAISYGAFTTLLAEVGSFALKRRKRGDAVAENMTIYFIKPVQMESTLTVKPRILDMSRKFVKMDFEVYNQQMLVGKAMMMFQLLER is encoded by the coding sequence TTGTCTACAAAACATGAGAAAATTTTACAATACATCGAATCACTACCCGTGGGCGATAAAATTTCAGTACGTCAAATAGCGAAAGAAATGCAAGTGAGTGAAGGGACGGCTTATCGTGCCATAAAGGAAGCGGAAAATCGTCGCTTAGTAAGTTCGATTGAGCGTGTTGGAACAATTCGCATTGAGAAAAAAAAGAAAGAAAATATTGAACGCTTAACTTTTGCAGAAATTGTCAATATTGTCGATGGCCAAGTTTTAGGTGGAAAATCGGGTCTACATAAAACGTTAACGAAATTTGTCATTGGTGCAATGCAATTAGAAGACATGATGCGTTATACAGATGCAGGTAGCTTATTGATTGTTGGTAACCGGATTAAGGCACATGAAAATGCACTTCGAGCGGGTGCAGCTGTTTTAATCACTGGCGGTTTTGATACAACGGAAGATAATAAAATACTTGCGGATTCATTAGATTTACCCATTATTTCAACAAGCTATGATACGTTTACAGTAGCAACAATGATTAACCGAGCAATTTATGACCAATTAATCAAAAAAGATATTTTATTTATTGAAGATATTTATGTCCCAATGACTGACACGGCTGCCTTAAAAAATGATGAAACGATCCATCATTTTCATAAGTTAAATGAACGCACAACACATGGTGCATTTCCTGTTGTCACACATCAAAATAAATTAGTCGGGATGATTACCGTAAAAGACGTTATTGGTCGTGAAGAGAACGAGCTAGTTGAAAAAGTAATGACAAAAAATCCGATTGCTGGTTCCATGAAAATGAGTGTCGCTTCTGCTGGGCATCGTATGATTTGGGAAGGAATTGATCTTTTACCAATTGTTGATGATGACAATGTTTTGCAAGGTGTTATTAGTCGTCAGGATGTACTTAAGGCGCTGCAATTAGCACAAAGACAGCCTCAGCACGGTGAAACGATTGATGATTTAGTGAAAAATGAAATGAAGGTACTGGGTGATGAAGAACTAATAGTAGAGTTTAAAGTCACACCACAAATGACCAATCAATATGGGGCCATTTCATATGGTGCTTTTACAACTTTACTAGCTGAAGTTGGTTCATTTGCCTTAAAACGCCGTAAACGTGGTGATGCAGTGGCTGAGAATATGACTATTTATTTTATTAAGCCGGTTCAAATGGAAAGTACGCTTACGGTTAAGCCTCGCATTTTAGACATGAGTCGTAAGTTTGTGAAAATGGACTTCGAAGTGTATAATCAACAAATGCTTGTCGGTAAGGCAATGATGATGTTCCAACTATTAGAACGTTAA
- a CDS encoding metal-dependent hydrolase, whose amino-acid sequence MEISYHGHSVVKIQTNGKTILIDPFINGNGQTDLTVAGEAPDIIVLTHGHNDHVGDTVELAKKKDALVIAPNELANWISWQGVKAHPMHIGGAKEFDFGKVKFTQAFHGSSYVTENNEIIYMGMPAGVLLFVEGLTIYHAGDTALFSDMKLIGERHPIDIAFLPIGDNFTMGPEDAACAVSFLKPKIVVPIHYNTFPPIEQDPQIFADLVQNTEVQILKAGEKVNCF is encoded by the coding sequence ATGGAAATTAGTTATCATGGACATTCAGTTGTCAAAATTCAAACAAACGGGAAAACAATTTTAATTGACCCTTTTATTAATGGCAATGGGCAAACAGACTTAACGGTGGCAGGAGAAGCACCAGATATTATTGTACTTACACATGGACATAATGATCATGTTGGGGACACAGTGGAGCTAGCGAAGAAAAAAGATGCGTTAGTCATTGCTCCAAATGAATTAGCTAATTGGATCTCTTGGCAAGGTGTAAAAGCACATCCAATGCATATTGGTGGTGCTAAGGAGTTTGACTTTGGTAAGGTGAAGTTTACACAAGCCTTTCACGGTTCATCTTATGTAACAGAAAATAATGAAATAATTTATATGGGTATGCCGGCAGGGGTTTTATTATTTGTTGAGGGATTAACGATTTATCATGCAGGTGATACAGCTCTATTTAGTGATATGAAATTAATTGGCGAACGACACCCTATTGATATTGCATTTTTACCGATTGGGGATAATTTTACAATGGGACCAGAGGATGCAGCTTGCGCGGTTTCATTCTTAAAGCCGAAAATTGTCGTACCAATTCATTACAATACATTCCCACCAATCGAGCAGGATCCACAAATTTTTGCAGATTTAGTGCAAAATACAGAGGTTCAAATTTTGAAAGCTGGCGAAAAAGTAAACTGTTTCTAA
- a CDS encoding M24 family metallopeptidase has product MSKVEEIQSYLQQHHIDAAFVTTPDNVFYVSGFKSDPHERLLGVMIFKDAEPFLICPQMEIPDAKAAGWSYEVIGHQDTENSMDVLAQAIISRQVNPTTFAIEKAQLIVERLEALQQSFPQANFVRLDEKINAMRVIKDGTELEKLRKAAELADYAIEIGCKEIAEGKTEMEILKAIESAIQDKGCKMSFETMVLSGPKTASPHGKPGARKIEKGDMVLFDLGVIYDGYCSDITRTVAFGEPSEAQKEIYHAVLAANTNAVAAVKPGIRAMDLDKIARDTITEAGYGEYFTHRLGHGLGISVHEFPSVTGANEMTMEEGMVFTIEPGIYKSDVTGVRIEDDVVVTKDGVEVLTKFPKDLIVL; this is encoded by the coding sequence ATGTCAAAGGTCGAAGAAATCCAAAGTTATTTACAGCAACATCACATCGATGCAGCATTTGTAACAACACCTGACAATGTTTTTTACGTTTCAGGCTTTAAAAGTGATCCACATGAAAGATTACTAGGAGTCATGATTTTTAAAGATGCCGAGCCTTTTCTAATTTGTCCACAAATGGAGATTCCAGATGCGAAGGCAGCAGGTTGGTCTTATGAGGTAATCGGCCATCAGGATACTGAAAACTCAATGGACGTTCTTGCGCAAGCAATCATTTCACGCCAAGTTAATCCGACTACGTTTGCTATTGAAAAAGCGCAACTAATCGTCGAGCGTTTAGAAGCTTTACAGCAATCATTCCCACAGGCTAACTTTGTTCGCCTTGATGAAAAGATTAATGCTATGCGCGTCATCAAAGATGGGACTGAATTAGAAAAATTACGTAAAGCTGCGGAGCTAGCAGACTATGCAATTGAAATCGGTTGTAAGGAGATCGCTGAAGGGAAAACAGAAATGGAAATTCTAAAAGCGATTGAAAGTGCTATTCAAGATAAAGGTTGCAAAATGTCCTTTGAAACAATGGTATTAAGTGGTCCAAAAACGGCCTCTCCTCACGGCAAGCCAGGTGCACGTAAAATTGAAAAAGGGGATATGGTATTATTTGACCTTGGGGTTATTTACGATGGCTATTGCTCAGATATTACGCGTACTGTTGCCTTTGGGGAGCCTAGTGAAGCACAGAAGGAAATTTATCACGCTGTTTTAGCTGCCAATACAAATGCTGTCGCAGCTGTAAAACCAGGTATTCGTGCGATGGACTTAGATAAAATTGCACGTGATACTATCACAGAAGCTGGCTATGGTGAATATTTCACTCACCGTCTTGGTCATGGCCTTGGAATTTCTGTGCATGAATTCCCATCCGTTACAGGTGCAAATGAAATGACGATGGAAGAAGGCATGGTCTTTACAATTGAGCCAGGGATTTATAAATCAGATGTGACAGGCGTACGCATTGAGGATGATGTAGTTGTAACGAAAGATGGCGTTGAAGTATTAACAAAATTCCCGAAAGATTTAATTGTTCTATAA